From the genome of Nakamurella flavida, one region includes:
- a CDS encoding FKBP-type peptidyl-prolyl cis-trans isomerase, with protein MRVRAVVAVLPLVVLGACASGTSSVETSATTSTAASSSGPVTDANGSTVPSSEAATLGPEVPAATVVAAAVPADQLPTATGAFGEKPTLTFPADPPPSLQRQILTEGTGPEVAAGDWLVTNYLGQVWNGTVFDNSYDRNATSAFQIGVGKVVPGWDVGLTGVKVGSRVLLSLPPADGYGSTGQASAGITGTDTLVFVIDVVQAIGPNQGGQTDATPQPAPANAPEVTGDLGVKPTLTIPAGLAEPTAASTTVLATGTGPAVTDGSVLAQYVAVSWDGQPIGATWPDASADPTTQVGAGPQQIQIAAGSPFEGLVGVPVGSRVLVQLPAAAASATSGGQATPAIAAVLDIVAQTG; from the coding sequence GTGCGGGTCCGCGCCGTCGTCGCGGTCCTGCCGCTGGTGGTGCTCGGCGCCTGCGCCTCCGGCACCTCCTCGGTGGAGACGTCCGCGACCACGTCCACCGCCGCCTCCTCCTCGGGGCCGGTGACCGACGCGAACGGCTCGACCGTGCCGAGCAGCGAGGCCGCCACCCTGGGTCCCGAGGTCCCGGCGGCCACCGTCGTCGCCGCGGCCGTCCCCGCCGACCAGTTGCCCACCGCGACCGGGGCGTTCGGCGAGAAGCCCACGCTGACCTTCCCCGCGGACCCGCCGCCGAGCCTGCAGCGGCAGATCCTCACCGAGGGCACCGGCCCGGAGGTCGCCGCCGGCGACTGGCTGGTGACGAACTACCTGGGTCAGGTGTGGAACGGCACCGTCTTCGACAACTCCTACGACCGCAACGCCACCAGCGCCTTCCAGATCGGCGTCGGCAAGGTCGTCCCGGGATGGGACGTCGGGCTGACCGGGGTCAAGGTCGGCAGCCGCGTCCTGCTGAGCCTGCCGCCCGCCGACGGGTACGGCTCGACCGGTCAGGCCAGCGCGGGCATCACCGGGACCGACACGCTCGTCTTCGTCATCGACGTCGTGCAGGCCATCGGCCCGAATCAGGGCGGCCAGACCGACGCCACCCCGCAGCCGGCCCCGGCGAACGCTCCCGAGGTGACCGGTGACCTCGGCGTCAAGCCCACGCTGACCATCCCGGCCGGCCTCGCCGAGCCGACCGCGGCCAGCACCACCGTGCTGGCCACCGGCACCGGCCCGGCCGTCACCGACGGCTCGGTGCTCGCGCAGTACGTGGCGGTCAGCTGGGACGGGCAGCCCATCGGTGCCACCTGGCCCGACGCCTCCGCCGACCCGACGACCCAGGTCGGCGCGGGTCCGCAGCAGATCCAGATCGCGGCCGGCAGTCCGTTCGAGGGCCTCGTCGGGGTCCCCGTGGGCAGCCGGGTGCTGGTCCAGCTCCCCGCCGCCGCAGCCAGTGCCACCAGCGGCGGGCAGGCGACGCCGGCCATCGCCGCGGTGCTGGACATCGTGGCGCAGACCGGCTGA
- the ftsE gene encoding cell division ATP-binding protein FtsE has translation MIHLGNVTKIYKTSTRPALDGVSLDVEKGEFAFVIGPSGSGKSTLLRLLLREDLPTSGDLSVGGKDLVNLRRSRVPAHRRQLGCVFQDFRLLTNKTVEQNVGFALEVIGRSRASIKQVVPEVLEMVGLEGKAKRLPQELSGGEQQRVAIARAFANRPLLLLADEPTGNLDPDTSADIMLLLERINRTGTTVLMATHDNTIVDSMRRRVIELQLGKVVRDEARGVYGVGR, from the coding sequence GTGATTCACCTCGGGAATGTCACCAAGATCTACAAGACGTCCACGCGGCCCGCGCTGGACGGCGTCTCGCTGGACGTCGAGAAGGGCGAATTCGCGTTCGTCATCGGCCCGTCGGGCTCGGGCAAGTCCACCCTGCTGCGGCTGCTGCTGCGCGAGGATTTGCCCACCTCCGGTGACCTTTCGGTGGGCGGCAAGGACCTGGTCAACCTGCGCCGCTCGCGCGTCCCGGCCCACCGCCGGCAGCTCGGCTGCGTGTTCCAGGACTTCCGGCTGCTGACCAACAAGACCGTGGAGCAGAACGTCGGGTTCGCCCTCGAGGTGATCGGCCGGTCCCGGGCGTCGATCAAGCAGGTCGTCCCCGAGGTGCTCGAGATGGTCGGCCTGGAGGGCAAGGCCAAGCGACTGCCGCAGGAGCTCTCCGGCGGTGAGCAGCAGCGCGTGGCGATCGCCCGGGCGTTCGCCAACCGGCCGCTGCTGCTGCTGGCCGACGAGCCCACCGGCAACCTCGACCCGGACACCAGCGCCGACATCATGCTGCTGCTGGAGCGGATCAACCGCACCGGCACCACCGTGCTGATGGCCACCCACGACAACACCATCGTCGACTCCATGCGTCGGCGGGTCATCGAGCTGCAACTGGGCAAGGTCGTCCGCGACGAGGCCCGCGGCGTCTACGGCGTCGGTCGCTGA
- the smpB gene encoding SsrA-binding protein SmpB encodes MATHTTVRPAPTRTAPTGRARSSNRPTGRSIIASNRKARHDYSIIDTYEAGISLTGTEVKSLRAGRASLIDGYATITEDEVWLRGVHIAEYAEGTWTNHAPRRSRKLLLHRAEIEKLTAKMRENGTALVPLSMYFLGGRVKVELGLATGKRQYDKRQTLAKRDADRELERYAGRRFKGMTG; translated from the coding sequence ATGGCTACCCACACCACCGTCCGCCCCGCGCCGACCCGCACGGCCCCCACCGGCCGGGCCCGCAGCAGCAACCGGCCCACCGGCCGCAGCATCATCGCGTCCAACCGCAAGGCGCGGCACGACTACTCGATCATCGACACCTACGAGGCCGGCATCTCGCTGACCGGCACCGAGGTCAAGTCACTGCGCGCCGGTCGTGCATCGCTGATCGACGGCTACGCCACGATCACCGAGGACGAGGTCTGGTTGCGCGGGGTGCACATCGCCGAGTACGCCGAGGGCACGTGGACCAACCACGCCCCGCGGCGCTCGCGCAAGCTCCTGCTGCACCGCGCGGAGATCGAGAAGCTCACCGCCAAGATGCGCGAGAACGGCACCGCGCTGGTGCCGTTGTCGATGTACTTCCTCGGCGGCCGGGTCAAGGTCGAGCTCGGCCTGGCCACCGGCAAGCGGCAGTACGACAAGCGGCAGACCCTGGCCAAGCGGGACGCCGACCGCGAGCTCGAGCGCTACGCCGGGCGCAGGTTCAAGGGCATGACCGGCTGA
- a CDS encoding DUF1003 domain-containing protein: protein MAERRPGRRLDQPRSGRRFAVEIDPETFGRLSENLARFLGTGTFLFWQTLLVITWIVLNLVAVNLRWDPYPFILLNLAFSTQAAYAAPLILLAQNRQDDRDRITLDEDRHRASQTKADTEFIARELAALRVAIGETATRDYLRGELDRLRADLSEPGSEPVKRGRDKKREDKKQTAKAD from the coding sequence GTGGCTGAGCGGCGGCCGGGGCGCCGCCTGGATCAGCCCCGCAGCGGCCGGCGTTTCGCCGTCGAGATCGACCCGGAGACGTTCGGCCGGCTGTCGGAGAACCTGGCCCGGTTCCTGGGCACCGGGACGTTCCTGTTCTGGCAGACGCTGCTGGTCATCACCTGGATCGTGCTCAACCTGGTCGCGGTCAACCTGCGGTGGGACCCGTACCCCTTCATCCTGCTCAACCTGGCGTTCTCCACCCAGGCCGCCTATGCGGCACCGTTGATCCTGCTCGCGCAGAACCGTCAGGACGACCGCGACCGCATCACCCTGGACGAGGACCGGCACCGGGCCAGCCAGACCAAGGCCGACACCGAGTTCATCGCCCGGGAGCTGGCCGCGCTGCGGGTGGCCATCGGCGAGACGGCGACACGCGACTACCTGCGCGGCGAGCTGGACCGGCTGCGGGCCGATCTGAGTGAACCGGGCAGCGAACCGGTCAAGCGCGGGCGGGACAAGAAACGTGAGGACAAGAAGCAGACGGCCAAGGCGGACTGA
- a CDS encoding magnesium transporter MgtE N-terminal domain-containing protein translates to MAANRVFVAQLSGLPVYGPDGESIGKVRDLVAALRLDRKPPRVLGIVVELPTRRPIFVPMGRVNSLESHAVALSTGSVSLRRFEQRSTEIRLLGQLLGTKVRFAATAAAASVVDASMEHTRTKDWVVTRLAVRERTGLMSRRSPVQVVNWTDIRGTDLADLTGAALRPTQELLASFEGMRAADAATVLRDLSPQQRFELVDVLSDDRLADVIEELPEDDQKELLAHLDEARAADILEAMDPDDAADLLAELPEGVKNRLLDLMEPEESEPVKRLLQYSFDTAGGLMTPEPVVLTPDATIAEALARVRSPDLTPALASMVFVCRPPQATPTGRYLGAVHTQRLLREPPFDLVAGALDTEMARLPPNARLTDVTRFFAAYNLVCAPVVDDEDHLLGAVTVDDVLDHLLPDDWRERGLENTLTVGAHQAAATVRRRAEAELRTADTADREPGGGRG, encoded by the coding sequence GTGGCTGCCAACAGAGTCTTCGTCGCCCAGCTGAGCGGGCTGCCGGTGTACGGGCCGGACGGCGAGTCCATCGGCAAGGTCCGGGACCTGGTCGCGGCGCTGCGGCTCGACCGCAAGCCGCCCCGGGTGCTCGGCATCGTCGTGGAGCTGCCCACCCGCCGCCCGATCTTCGTCCCGATGGGCCGGGTGAACTCCCTGGAGTCGCACGCGGTCGCGCTGTCCACCGGGTCGGTCAGCCTGCGCCGCTTCGAGCAGCGCAGCACCGAGATCCGGCTGCTCGGTCAGCTGCTCGGCACGAAGGTGCGGTTCGCCGCGACGGCCGCGGCCGCCTCCGTGGTCGACGCGTCGATGGAGCACACCCGCACGAAGGACTGGGTGGTCACGCGCCTGGCCGTCCGGGAGCGCACCGGGCTGATGAGCCGCCGGTCCCCCGTGCAGGTCGTCAACTGGACCGACATCCGCGGCACGGACCTGGCCGATCTGACCGGGGCCGCCCTGCGCCCGACGCAGGAGCTGCTGGCCAGCTTCGAGGGGATGCGCGCCGCCGACGCGGCCACCGTGCTGCGCGACCTGAGCCCGCAGCAGCGGTTCGAGCTGGTCGACGTGCTGTCCGACGACCGGCTCGCCGATGTCATCGAGGAGCTCCCGGAGGACGACCAGAAGGAGTTGCTCGCCCATCTGGACGAGGCCCGGGCGGCCGACATCCTGGAGGCGATGGACCCGGACGACGCGGCCGATCTGCTCGCCGAGCTACCCGAGGGCGTGAAGAACCGCCTGCTGGACCTGATGGAGCCGGAGGAGTCCGAGCCGGTCAAGCGGCTGCTGCAGTACTCCTTCGACACCGCCGGCGGTCTGATGACCCCGGAACCGGTCGTCCTGACCCCGGACGCCACCATCGCCGAGGCGCTCGCCCGGGTCCGCTCCCCCGATCTGACCCCGGCCCTGGCGTCGATGGTGTTCGTCTGCCGCCCCCCGCAGGCCACCCCCACCGGTCGGTACCTGGGCGCCGTGCACACCCAGCGGCTGCTGCGCGAACCCCCGTTCGACCTGGTCGCGGGGGCCCTGGACACCGAGATGGCCCGGCTCCCCCCCAACGCCCGGCTCACCGACGTCACCCGTTTCTTCGCCGCCTACAACCTGGTGTGCGCCCCCGTCGTCGACGACGAGGACCACCTGCTCGGCGCGGTGACCGTCGACGACGTCCTGGACCATCTGCTGCCCGACGACTGGCGCGAGCGGGGCCTGGAGAACACGCTGACCGTCGGCGCCCACCAGGCCGCGGCCACCGTGCGCCGGCGGGCCGAGGCCGAGCTGAGGACCGCGGACACCGCGGACCGGGAGCCGGGGGGCGGCCGTGGCTGA
- a CDS encoding carboxylesterase/lipase family protein gives MQPSDAYPHGPVGTDSDGPVVSTPAGAVRGEQVGSVSVWRGIRYAAPPTGDLRWRAPVPPEPWTGIRDALRFGPAAPQGVGPMIDLGVGVRQDEDCLFLNVWAPAEPAAPRPVMVWVHGGAYVLGSASQALYDGRSLVEAGDVVVVTINYRLGVLGFLDLTATGGDEGDGSFDGNLALRDVILALQWVRDGIAGFGGDPDCVTVFGESAGGGMVTTLMATPSARGLFHRAIAQSSPATSVYDRARAATVVRRFVELVDPDGGADRATRLRALPVEALVEAGQVLFSEVPSTAPGTLAFAPTVDGDLVPDYPVAVFARGEAAPVPLLIGTNKDEASLFARMKSPLMPVQTDTIEEMFAQIAVEHPELVLPERAQVVSAYSGMRVRAVGLGIARDIGFRMPTVWVAEGHAAVAAVHLYRFDHATPVLKLLRIGATHATELPYVWGNLVHGPRDVTFKLGGLAAARVLSAAMQQRWIAFARTGSPDHPDAVSWPAYTSPVRATMVFDRTETVVEDLDRNLRETWGAEPLAFR, from the coding sequence GTGCAGCCATCGGACGCGTACCCCCACGGACCTGTCGGCACCGATTCCGACGGACCGGTGGTGTCGACCCCGGCCGGCGCTGTCCGGGGTGAACAGGTCGGGTCCGTGTCGGTGTGGCGGGGCATCCGGTACGCCGCCCCACCGACCGGTGACCTCCGCTGGCGGGCGCCGGTGCCTCCGGAGCCCTGGACCGGGATCCGCGACGCCCTGCGGTTCGGGCCGGCCGCCCCGCAGGGCGTCGGTCCGATGATCGACCTCGGTGTCGGCGTGCGGCAGGACGAGGACTGCCTGTTCCTGAACGTCTGGGCCCCCGCCGAACCGGCCGCTCCGCGACCGGTGATGGTCTGGGTGCACGGCGGGGCCTACGTGCTCGGTTCGGCCAGCCAGGCCCTGTACGACGGACGGTCGCTCGTCGAGGCCGGCGACGTCGTCGTCGTGACGATCAACTACCGCCTCGGCGTGCTCGGCTTCTTGGACCTCACCGCGACCGGCGGCGACGAGGGTGACGGCTCCTTCGACGGCAACCTGGCCCTGCGCGACGTGATCCTGGCCCTGCAGTGGGTCCGGGACGGCATCGCCGGTTTCGGCGGCGACCCCGACTGCGTCACCGTGTTCGGCGAGTCCGCCGGCGGCGGCATGGTCACCACCCTGATGGCCACCCCGTCGGCCCGCGGCCTGTTCCACCGGGCCATCGCCCAGAGCTCCCCGGCCACGTCGGTCTACGACCGCGCCCGGGCCGCCACCGTGGTCCGGCGGTTCGTGGAGCTGGTGGACCCGGACGGCGGTGCCGACCGGGCGACCCGGTTGCGGGCGCTGCCGGTGGAGGCCCTCGTCGAGGCCGGTCAGGTCCTGTTCTCCGAGGTCCCCAGCACCGCCCCCGGCACGCTGGCCTTCGCGCCGACCGTGGACGGCGATCTGGTGCCGGACTATCCGGTGGCGGTGTTCGCCCGGGGCGAGGCGGCCCCGGTCCCGCTGCTCATCGGCACCAACAAGGACGAGGCGTCGCTCTTCGCCCGGATGAAGTCGCCGCTGATGCCGGTGCAGACCGACACCATCGAGGAGATGTTCGCGCAGATCGCCGTCGAGCACCCCGAGCTCGTGCTGCCCGAACGCGCCCAGGTGGTGAGTGCCTACTCCGGCATGCGGGTGCGGGCCGTGGGGCTGGGGATCGCCCGCGACATCGGGTTCCGCATGCCCACCGTCTGGGTGGCCGAGGGGCACGCCGCCGTGGCCGCGGTCCACCTGTACCGCTTCGACCACGCCACCCCGGTGCTCAAGCTGCTGCGCATCGGCGCCACCCATGCCACCGAGCTGCCGTACGTCTGGGGCAACCTGGTCCACGGCCCGCGGGACGTGACCTTCAAGCTGGGCGGCCTGGCCGCCGCCCGGGTGCTGTCGGCGGCCATGCAGCAGCGGTGGATCGCCTTCGCCCGGACCGGCAGCCCGGACCACCCGGACGCGGTGAGCTGGCCCGCCTACACGTCGCCGGTGCGGGCCACCATGGTCTTCGACCGGACCGAGACGGTCGTCGAGGACCTCGACCGGAACCTGCGCGAGACCTGGGGGGCCGAGCCGCTCGCCTTCCGCTGA
- a CDS encoding MauE/DoxX family redox-associated membrane protein — protein sequence MTGTPGRARLWDTVGLLARFGLAAVWLSAGIPKALDARETTVAVRAYQVLPEGLVPVVAGVLPFLEIALALLLIAGLATRLAAVLSAVLLVIFIAGVAQAAIRGLTIDCGCFGGGGDVAPGQTAYTWEIVRDLGFLALAGFLVARPRTAFSVDGWTARRAGGPA from the coding sequence ATGACCGGCACCCCCGGCCGGGCCCGCCTGTGGGACACCGTCGGGCTGCTGGCCCGGTTCGGCCTGGCCGCGGTCTGGTTGTCCGCCGGCATCCCGAAGGCCCTCGACGCCCGGGAGACCACGGTCGCGGTGCGGGCCTACCAGGTGCTCCCCGAGGGCCTGGTTCCCGTCGTGGCCGGGGTGCTGCCGTTCCTGGAGATCGCCCTGGCCCTGCTGCTGATCGCCGGGCTGGCCACGCGACTGGCCGCCGTGCTGTCCGCGGTGCTGCTGGTGATCTTCATCGCCGGGGTGGCCCAGGCGGCGATCCGCGGCCTGACCATCGACTGCGGCTGCTTCGGCGGCGGCGGTGACGTCGCACCCGGTCAGACCGCGTACACCTGGGAGATCGTCCGCGATCTGGGGTTCCTGGCCCTGGCCGGGTTCCTCGTCGCCCGGCCCCGGACGGCGTTCTCGGTGGACGGGTGGACCGCCCGACGGGCCGGCGGCCCGGCATAG
- the ftsX gene encoding permease-like cell division protein FtsX produces MRAGFILGEVLNGFRRNITMTIAMILTTAISLGLLGGGLIVARMTDQLQEIYGDRVEVTIYLTPDVSAQDPDCRDDVCQAINSSLQANAEVASIEYESQAAAFQRYQQQFAGQPELLEIGTQEALSASFHVRLADPQRFRIIAEQYSGSPGVQSVSDQSAFLDRLFSLLNSVRNATIVIALIQALAALLLISNMVQIAAFTRRTETSIMRLVGASRWRTQLPFMIEAILAGVIGAALAIGGLVAAKFFFIDKALGSVFSAGILPPVDTATLIWVSPILVAIGAGLAAVSAYVTLRLYVRL; encoded by the coding sequence ATGCGAGCCGGATTCATCCTCGGCGAGGTCCTGAACGGATTCCGCCGGAACATCACGATGACGATCGCGATGATCCTGACCACCGCGATCTCCCTGGGCCTGCTCGGCGGCGGGCTCATCGTCGCCCGGATGACCGACCAGCTGCAGGAGATCTACGGTGATCGGGTCGAGGTGACCATCTACCTCACGCCCGACGTGTCCGCCCAGGACCCGGACTGCCGCGACGACGTGTGCCAGGCGATCAACTCCTCGCTCCAGGCGAACGCCGAGGTCGCCTCGATCGAGTACGAGAGCCAGGCGGCGGCGTTCCAGCGCTACCAGCAGCAGTTCGCCGGACAGCCCGAGCTGCTCGAGATCGGCACCCAGGAGGCACTGTCCGCGTCCTTCCACGTCCGGCTGGCCGACCCGCAACGCTTCCGCATCATCGCCGAGCAGTACTCCGGCTCGCCGGGCGTGCAGTCGGTGTCCGACCAGAGCGCGTTCCTGGACCGGCTGTTCTCGCTGCTCAACAGCGTGCGGAACGCGACCATCGTCATCGCGCTGATCCAGGCCCTGGCCGCGCTGCTGCTCATCTCGAACATGGTGCAGATCGCGGCGTTCACCCGGCGCACCGAGACCTCGATCATGCGACTCGTCGGCGCCTCCCGGTGGCGGACCCAGCTGCCGTTCATGATCGAGGCGATCCTGGCCGGGGTCATCGGCGCGGCGCTGGCCATCGGTGGTCTCGTCGCGGCCAAGTTCTTCTTCATCGACAAGGCACTGGGGTCGGTGTTCAGCGCCGGCATCCTCCCGCCGGTCGACACCGCCACCCTGATCTGGGTGTCCCCGATCCTGGTCGCCATCGGCGCCGGACTGGCCGCCGTCTCGGCGTACGTCACCCTCCGCCTGTACGTCCGCCTCTAG
- a CDS encoding cupin domain-containing protein: MTVEQIIAALALEPLPVEGGLFAVTHADEHGSAIHFLVRAPDFSALHLLTAAETYHHYAGAPLRLVLLHPDGTVTRPVLGTDLAAGQRPQIRVPGGVWQGSASAGEWTLVGTTMAPPYDPDGVRFAGQSELTARWPAAADDIAALTRS; the protein is encoded by the coding sequence GTGACCGTCGAGCAGATCATCGCCGCGTTGGCCCTGGAACCGTTGCCCGTCGAGGGCGGCCTGTTCGCCGTCACCCACGCGGACGAGCACGGCAGCGCCATCCACTTCCTGGTCCGCGCCCCCGACTTCTCCGCGCTCCACCTGTTGACCGCGGCCGAGACCTATCACCACTACGCCGGTGCGCCGCTCCGCCTGGTGCTGCTGCACCCGGACGGCACCGTCACCCGCCCCGTGCTCGGGACCGACCTCGCCGCCGGCCAGCGTCCGCAGATCCGGGTGCCCGGCGGGGTGTGGCAGGGCTCGGCGTCGGCGGGGGAGTGGACGCTGGTCGGCACCACCATGGCCCCGCCCTACGATCCCGACGGGGTCCGCTTCGCCGGGCAGTCGGAGCTGACCGCGCGCTGGCCGGCTGCGGCCGACGACATCGCCGCCCTCACCCGGTCCTGA
- a CDS encoding ATP-grasp domain-containing protein: MRDVLLLTAPTLPRDDVDMPLIVDALAARGVRGLVRGWTETGPVPAGVELAVIRSTWDYAARRTEFLDAMGALAEDIPLHNPVPVLAWNSHKGYLVELAAAGVPVVPSVLVVRGGRTLPDLGAERIVVKPAVSAGAVGVGLFPAGSAEAATHLAALTATGDALVQPFQESVREGERSLLFFDGELSHAVRKIPAPTDFRVQEQHGGRNEAVQASPADLDVARRALAVAPADLLYARVDLVGPTDAPLVMELELIEPGLFLPEGPGSAERFADAIVGRLPAAG; encoded by the coding sequence GTGAGAGACGTGCTGCTGCTGACCGCCCCCACCCTCCCCCGTGACGACGTCGACATGCCGCTGATCGTGGACGCGCTGGCCGCACGGGGGGTCCGCGGCCTCGTCCGCGGCTGGACCGAGACCGGCCCTGTGCCGGCGGGCGTGGAGCTGGCGGTGATCCGCAGTACCTGGGACTACGCGGCGCGGCGTACGGAGTTCCTCGACGCGATGGGCGCATTGGCCGAGGACATCCCCCTGCACAACCCGGTTCCGGTGCTGGCCTGGAACTCGCACAAGGGGTACCTGGTCGAGCTGGCCGCCGCCGGGGTTCCTGTGGTGCCGTCCGTCCTGGTCGTCCGGGGCGGGCGGACGCTGCCCGATCTCGGCGCCGAGCGGATCGTGGTCAAACCCGCGGTGTCGGCGGGTGCGGTGGGTGTCGGGCTGTTCCCGGCCGGGTCGGCCGAGGCGGCCACCCACCTGGCCGCGTTGACCGCCACCGGTGACGCCCTGGTCCAGCCATTCCAGGAATCGGTGCGCGAGGGCGAGCGCTCGCTGCTGTTCTTCGACGGGGAGCTGTCGCACGCGGTCCGCAAGATCCCGGCGCCGACGGACTTCCGGGTGCAGGAACAGCACGGCGGCCGCAACGAGGCCGTCCAGGCGTCCCCGGCCGACCTCGACGTCGCCCGGCGGGCCCTCGCCGTGGCGCCCGCCGACCTGCTCTACGCCCGGGTCGATCTGGTCGGCCCGACCGATGCGCCCCTGGTCATGGAACTCGAACTGATCGAACCCGGGTTGTTCCTGCCCGAGGGCCCCGGTTCCGCGGAGCGGTTCGCCGACGCGATCGTGGGCCGCCTGCCTGCCGCAGGCTGA
- a CDS encoding DsbA family protein → MASSGKDNRRKNAGRTPNTARATPSPKAAGGATPAGGRQSVAAARKASTGRTQPITLIIACVVIAAVIIFGLILYNKNTKVQGDGYGESTASTASTTGGIITVQGPPPAAGGEEPIVLDVYEDGLCPICSQFEKQFGQQMAQAVDTGRITVNYHLLTFLDQQSASGDYSTRAGAAALCVAQEAGSTPGVFEKFHTALFAEGTQPKEGATTDLSNAQLAQVATDSGAGAAADCITSGSQIAAAQAANTSGQESLKAATGGQVGTPSVVRDGKPISTDVNWLTTLLANG, encoded by the coding sequence GTGGCGAGCAGCGGCAAGGACAACCGCAGGAAGAACGCGGGGCGGACGCCGAACACGGCGCGTGCCACCCCGAGCCCGAAGGCAGCGGGGGGAGCCACCCCGGCCGGCGGGCGTCAGTCGGTCGCCGCCGCGCGGAAGGCCTCCACCGGCCGCACCCAGCCCATCACGCTGATCATCGCCTGCGTGGTCATCGCCGCGGTGATCATCTTCGGGCTGATCCTCTACAACAAGAACACCAAGGTGCAGGGGGACGGCTACGGCGAGTCCACCGCGTCCACCGCCTCCACGACGGGCGGCATCATCACGGTGCAGGGTCCGCCGCCGGCCGCCGGCGGAGAGGAGCCGATCGTGCTGGACGTCTACGAGGACGGGCTCTGCCCGATCTGCTCCCAGTTCGAGAAGCAGTTCGGCCAGCAGATGGCGCAGGCCGTGGACACGGGCCGGATCACCGTGAACTACCACCTGCTGACGTTCCTGGATCAGCAATCCGCTTCGGGTGACTACTCGACCCGGGCCGGCGCGGCGGCACTGTGCGTCGCCCAGGAGGCCGGGTCGACCCCCGGCGTCTTCGAGAAGTTCCACACCGCGCTGTTCGCCGAGGGCACCCAGCCGAAGGAGGGCGCCACCACCGATCTGAGCAACGCCCAGCTCGCCCAGGTGGCCACCGACAGCGGTGCCGGTGCGGCCGCGGACTGCATCACCTCCGGGTCGCAGATCGCCGCCGCCCAGGCTGCGAACACCTCCGGGCAGGAGTCGTTGAAGGCGGCCACCGGCGGTCAGGTCGGCACCCCGAGCGTGGTCCGCGACGGCAAGCCGATCAGCACCGACGTCAACTGGCTGACCACCCTGCTGGCCAACGGCTGA